A genomic window from Populus nigra chromosome 7, ddPopNigr1.1, whole genome shotgun sequence includes:
- the LOC133699405 gene encoding uncharacterized protein LOC133699405 isoform X2, translating to MVRKKKRANKKITKEKPLVVTSNEQAFLNFVDQNAKQKTEFNEVDQNAGQNSGFNEFCVGKFGEIDSGSESSSSASSSSGHDGSLDVDSGDEPALDRGVQKSVKKRGRPPKKGKVINKAMDVQDKSSKGLHSTCRKGKQTDKPPHDPTYNKEELKACFAVIKKIMEMDEAKSFNSPVDPASLGLHDYFDVVDTPMDFGTICKNLHNGVKYLNGEDVYKDVQYIWENCLKYNKKGDYIVYLMKRVKKKFMKYWTAAGLKSEILTKTSGHSHFVLSNDHDIRLSQCDAMSVVNHVVCDLKQMQQNDFGIIHTQSQVPLPSYSQPYQSHQPQSQVPLSGYSLPCQLHQPQYQVPLPCYSQHYQSHQPQSQSQVPLPGYNQPYQLHQPPGNPHLLPSNDHSKRHSKGDTISMVSHAVSSQTRPDNFGTVQALSQVPQYHQPCQSHQPQLSNTQPQLFQSQAVAESNCAGNHIVGNHMQQDNFGISQSRSQMPLSGFRQPCPSHQPQPSTDLPPQLSHSQAGEDSNYSGHSKLAALMGRSTRQKKYATRHSMVSMMSGPTNSKQQQPQPSSCHLWQSQQSTSQEHVGVDIDGAGHPPLPTVDCPMEQNGYVPVCPVDPVDCAMEHNGDVPGCPVGPVVVNQSELHAQQPPLSCNQPNVLHQPESSIGQPQPPQPLTSLDISSPGLANTSGRGMRNTQRSSEDPCTRTPLVSGCHSPQQPSGSHSHPDSPEQPTQKTKKRTRVRGPTLCRDMWDMCDGEQIAVPINTLGQPVGPEASKLSTFLGTVARNGEMAPLTFVDWFAMPDEKKENMWQFVQTKFDIEPICKTWVLRSLASKWRNWKAKLKSEHYYPHKTDEERLNDRDRRVLPEQWAILISYWNSEEAQLRSAKNKANRSNQKSTHTAGSKSFARIREEESKLREQETQKQQTSNDSNDWDDAFFQVMGEEKNGHVRTYGLGPNPSDLWGQKLGHIELIRMASEAKKSANVEVSKMLGKMEAMEKKYASMETQIARMASSMQNFFEKIGVGEPSKGLGSKQAQEHSSSSSHEVPSNEIDRGEM from the exons ATGGTGAGGAAGAAGAAGCGTGCTaacaagaaaatcacaaaagagAAGCCCCTTGTTGTGACTAGTAATGAACAAGCGTTCTTGAACTTTGTTGACCAAAATGCCAAACAGAAAACTGAATTTAATGAAGTCGACCAAAATGCTGGACAAAATTCTGGGTTTAATGAATTTTGTGTTGGTAAGTTTGGTGAAATTGATTCCGGTTCAGAGTCTAGCTCATCGGCATCATCTTCAAGTGGACATGATGGATCATTGGATGTTGACAGTGGTGATGAACCAGCACTTGATAGGGGAGTGCAAAAATCAGTTAAAAAGCGTGGCCGACCTCCTAAGAAAGGTAAAGTCATAAACAAAGCTATGGATGTGCAGGATAAGTCATCAAAGGGGTTGCATTCTACGTGtaggaaaggaaaacaaacagaCAAGCCACCTCACGATCCTACATATAACAAGGAAGAATTGAAAGCTTGCTTTGCA GTGATTAAGAAGATAATGGAAATGGATGAGGCCAAGTCTTTCAATTCCCCTGTGGATCCTGCTTCTCTGGGATTACAT GATTACTTTGATGTCGTAGATACACCAATGGATTTTGGAACCATATGTAAGAATCTTCATAATGGTGTCAAGTACCTAAATGGTGAGGATGTATACAAGGATGTACAATATATCTGGGAGAATTGTCTCAAGTATAACAAGAAGGGTGACTATATCGTGTACCTTATGAAAAGAGTGAAGAAGAAGTTTATGAAATACTGGACGGCAGCTGGCTTGAAAAGTGAAATTCTGACCAAAACTAGTG GACATTCTCACTTTGTGCTTTCAAATGACCATGATATAAGGCTTAGCCAATGCGATGCTATGTCTGTGGTCAACCATGTGGTATGTGATCTCAAGCAGATGCAACAGAATGATTTTGGTATCATTCACACTCAGTCTCAGGTGCCCCTGCCAAGCTATAGCCAGCCTTATCAGTCACATCAGCCTCAATCTCAGGTGCCCTTATCAGGCTACAGCCTGCCTTGTCAGTTACATCAGCCTCAATATCAGGTGCCCTTACCATGCTATAGCCAGCATTATCAGTCACATCAACCTCAATCTCAATCTCAGGTGCCCCTACCAGGCTATAACCAGCCTTATCAGTTGCATCAGCCTCCAG GAAATCCTCACCTTTTGCCTTCTAATGATCATTCTAAGAGGCATAGCAAGGGTGACACTATTTCTATGGTGAGCCACGCAGTCAGCAGCCAGACAAGACCAGATAATTTTGGCACTGTTCAAGCACTTTCTCAGGTGCCCCAATATCACCAGCCTTGTCAGTCACATCAGCCTCAGCTGAGCAATACCCAGCCACAGCTTTTCCAGTCACAAGCAGTTGCAGAAAGTAATTGTGCAG GGAACCATATTGTTGGCAATCATATGCAGCAGGATAATTTTGGCATCAGCCAGTCCCGATCTCAGATGCCCCTCTCAGGCTTTAGGCAGCCTTGTCCGTCGCATCAGCCTCAGCCAAGCACCGACCTACCACCGCAACTTTCCCATTCACAGGCTGGTGAAGACAGTAATTATTCAG GACATTCAAAATTAGCTGCTCTAATGGGTCGCTCCACGAGGCAGAAAAAATATGCCACCAGGCATTCGATGGTCTCCATGATGAGTGGCCCTACCAATTCCAAGCAGCAACAACCCCAACCAAGTTCATGTCATTTATGGCAATCCCAGCAAAGCACCTCCCAGGAACATGTTGGTGTAGATATTGATGGTGCAG GACATCCGCCACTGCCTACAGTGGATTGTCCCATGGAGCAAAATGGATATGTGCCTGTGTGTCCAGTGGATCCTGTGGATTGTGCAATGGAGCACAATGGAGATGTGCCTGGGTGTCCAGTGGGCCCTGTGGTTGTCAATCAAAGTGAATTGCATGCCCAACAGCCCCCATTAAGCTGTAACCAACCAAATGTACTGCATCAGCCTGAGTCAAGCATTGGGCAGCCCCAGCCACCTCAGCCGCTGACTAGTTTAGATATTTCTAGTCCTG GACTAGCAAACACTAGCGGGAGGGGGATGAGAAATACACAGAGGAGCTCTGAGGACCCGTGCACCAGAACACCATTGGTTTCAGGCTGTCACTCACCTCAGCAGCCCTCAGGGAGTCACAGCCATCCAGACAGCCCAGAGCAGCCAACACAAAAGACAAAGAAGAGGACTCGAGTTAGAGGCCCCACTCTGTGCCGTGACATGTGGGACATGTGTGATGGTGAACAGATAGCTGTTCCCATCAACACATTGGGGCAGCCTGTTGGTCCTGAAGCATCTAAGCTAAGTACTTTCCTGGGAACTGTTGCACGGAATGGTGAGATGGCACCCCTTACTTTTGTGGATTGGTTTGCAATGCCAGATGAAAAGAAGGAGAACATGTGGCAGTTTGTCCag ACAAAATTTGACATTGAGCCCATCTGCAAAACTTGGGTACTGAGATCCCTTGCATCAAAATGGAGGAATTGGAAAGCAAAATTGAAGTCTGAACATTATTATCCTCATAAAACTGATGAGGAGCGCCTGAATGATCGTGATAGAAGAGTCCTTCCAGAGCAATGGGCAATCCTCATTTCCTATTGGAACTCTGAAGAGGCACAA TTGCGTAGTGCAAAAAATAAGGCCAACCGCTCGAACCAGAAGAGTACCCACACTGCAGGCTCAAAGAGTTTTGCAAGGATACGTGAGGAAGAG TCGAAACTCCGTGAACAAGAAACTCAGAAACAACAGACTTCAAATGACAGTAATGACTGGGATGATGCTTTCTTCCAAGTTatgggagaagaaaaaaatggccATGTGCGCACATATGGGTTGGGTCCTAACCCTTCTGATCTTTGGGGCCAAAAACTTGGCCATATTGAGCTCATCAGGATGGCATCTGAGGCCAAAAAATCAGCTAATGTAGAGGTAAGCAAGATGTTGGGTAAAATGGAGGCCATGGAGAAGAAGTATGCAAGTATGGAAACACAGATAGCTAGGATGGCTTCAAGCATGCAGAATTTCTTTGAGAAGATCGGTGTCGGTGAACCATCTAAAGGCTTGGGTTCAAAACAG GCACAAGAACACTCCTCGTCATCAAGTCATGAAGTTCCATCAAATGAG ATTGATCGCGGAGAGATGTGA
- the LOC133699405 gene encoding uncharacterized protein LOC133699405 isoform X5 — MVRKKKRANKKITKEKPLVVTSNEQAFLNFVDQNAKQKTEFNEVDQNAGQNSGFNEFCVGKFGEIDSGSESSSSASSSSGHDGSLDVDSGDEPALDRGVQKSVKKRGRPPKKGKVINKAMDVQDKSSKGLHSTCRKGKQTDKPPHDPTYNKEELKACFAVIKKIMEMDEAKSFNSPVDPASLGLHDYFDVVDTPMDFGTICKNLHNGVKYLNGEDVYKDVQYIWENCLKYNKKGDYIVYLMKRVKKKFMKYWTAAGLKSEILTKTSGHSHFVLSNDHDIRLSQCDAMSVVNHVVCDLKQMQQNDFGIIHTQSQVPLPSYSQPYQSHQPQSQVPLSGYSLPCQLHQPQYQVPLPCYSQHYQSHQPQSQSQVPLPGYNQPYQLHQPPGNPHLLPSNDHSKRHSKGDTISMVSHAVSSQTRPDNFGTVQALSQVPQYHQPCQSHQPQLSNTQPQLFQSQAVAESNCAGNHIVGNHMQQDNFGISQSRSQMPLSGFRQPCPSHQPQPSTDLPPQLSHSQAGEDSNYSGHSKLAALMGRSTRQKKYATRHSMVSMMSGPTNSKQQQPQPSSCHLWQSQQSTSQEHVGVDIDGAGHPPLPTVDCPMEQNGYVPVCPVDPVDCAMEHNGDVPGCPVGPVVVNQSELHAQQPPLSCNQPNVLHQPESSIGQPQPPQPLTSLDISSPGLANTSGRGMRNTQRSSEDPCTRTPLVSGCHSPQQPSGSHSHPDSPEQPTQKTKKRTRVRGPTLCRDMWDMCDGEQIAVPINTLGQPVGPEASKLSTFLGTVARNGEMAPLTFVDWFAMPDEKKENMWQFVQTKFDIEPICKTWVLRSLASKWRNWKAKLKSEHYYPHKTDEERLNDRDRRVLPEQWAILISYWNSEEAQLRSAKNKANRSNQKSTHTAGSKSFARIREEERTKKSGGKEPTRAELYIKTRTLETP, encoded by the exons ATGGTGAGGAAGAAGAAGCGTGCTaacaagaaaatcacaaaagagAAGCCCCTTGTTGTGACTAGTAATGAACAAGCGTTCTTGAACTTTGTTGACCAAAATGCCAAACAGAAAACTGAATTTAATGAAGTCGACCAAAATGCTGGACAAAATTCTGGGTTTAATGAATTTTGTGTTGGTAAGTTTGGTGAAATTGATTCCGGTTCAGAGTCTAGCTCATCGGCATCATCTTCAAGTGGACATGATGGATCATTGGATGTTGACAGTGGTGATGAACCAGCACTTGATAGGGGAGTGCAAAAATCAGTTAAAAAGCGTGGCCGACCTCCTAAGAAAGGTAAAGTCATAAACAAAGCTATGGATGTGCAGGATAAGTCATCAAAGGGGTTGCATTCTACGTGtaggaaaggaaaacaaacagaCAAGCCACCTCACGATCCTACATATAACAAGGAAGAATTGAAAGCTTGCTTTGCA GTGATTAAGAAGATAATGGAAATGGATGAGGCCAAGTCTTTCAATTCCCCTGTGGATCCTGCTTCTCTGGGATTACAT GATTACTTTGATGTCGTAGATACACCAATGGATTTTGGAACCATATGTAAGAATCTTCATAATGGTGTCAAGTACCTAAATGGTGAGGATGTATACAAGGATGTACAATATATCTGGGAGAATTGTCTCAAGTATAACAAGAAGGGTGACTATATCGTGTACCTTATGAAAAGAGTGAAGAAGAAGTTTATGAAATACTGGACGGCAGCTGGCTTGAAAAGTGAAATTCTGACCAAAACTAGTG GACATTCTCACTTTGTGCTTTCAAATGACCATGATATAAGGCTTAGCCAATGCGATGCTATGTCTGTGGTCAACCATGTGGTATGTGATCTCAAGCAGATGCAACAGAATGATTTTGGTATCATTCACACTCAGTCTCAGGTGCCCCTGCCAAGCTATAGCCAGCCTTATCAGTCACATCAGCCTCAATCTCAGGTGCCCTTATCAGGCTACAGCCTGCCTTGTCAGTTACATCAGCCTCAATATCAGGTGCCCTTACCATGCTATAGCCAGCATTATCAGTCACATCAACCTCAATCTCAATCTCAGGTGCCCCTACCAGGCTATAACCAGCCTTATCAGTTGCATCAGCCTCCAG GAAATCCTCACCTTTTGCCTTCTAATGATCATTCTAAGAGGCATAGCAAGGGTGACACTATTTCTATGGTGAGCCACGCAGTCAGCAGCCAGACAAGACCAGATAATTTTGGCACTGTTCAAGCACTTTCTCAGGTGCCCCAATATCACCAGCCTTGTCAGTCACATCAGCCTCAGCTGAGCAATACCCAGCCACAGCTTTTCCAGTCACAAGCAGTTGCAGAAAGTAATTGTGCAG GGAACCATATTGTTGGCAATCATATGCAGCAGGATAATTTTGGCATCAGCCAGTCCCGATCTCAGATGCCCCTCTCAGGCTTTAGGCAGCCTTGTCCGTCGCATCAGCCTCAGCCAAGCACCGACCTACCACCGCAACTTTCCCATTCACAGGCTGGTGAAGACAGTAATTATTCAG GACATTCAAAATTAGCTGCTCTAATGGGTCGCTCCACGAGGCAGAAAAAATATGCCACCAGGCATTCGATGGTCTCCATGATGAGTGGCCCTACCAATTCCAAGCAGCAACAACCCCAACCAAGTTCATGTCATTTATGGCAATCCCAGCAAAGCACCTCCCAGGAACATGTTGGTGTAGATATTGATGGTGCAG GACATCCGCCACTGCCTACAGTGGATTGTCCCATGGAGCAAAATGGATATGTGCCTGTGTGTCCAGTGGATCCTGTGGATTGTGCAATGGAGCACAATGGAGATGTGCCTGGGTGTCCAGTGGGCCCTGTGGTTGTCAATCAAAGTGAATTGCATGCCCAACAGCCCCCATTAAGCTGTAACCAACCAAATGTACTGCATCAGCCTGAGTCAAGCATTGGGCAGCCCCAGCCACCTCAGCCGCTGACTAGTTTAGATATTTCTAGTCCTG GACTAGCAAACACTAGCGGGAGGGGGATGAGAAATACACAGAGGAGCTCTGAGGACCCGTGCACCAGAACACCATTGGTTTCAGGCTGTCACTCACCTCAGCAGCCCTCAGGGAGTCACAGCCATCCAGACAGCCCAGAGCAGCCAACACAAAAGACAAAGAAGAGGACTCGAGTTAGAGGCCCCACTCTGTGCCGTGACATGTGGGACATGTGTGATGGTGAACAGATAGCTGTTCCCATCAACACATTGGGGCAGCCTGTTGGTCCTGAAGCATCTAAGCTAAGTACTTTCCTGGGAACTGTTGCACGGAATGGTGAGATGGCACCCCTTACTTTTGTGGATTGGTTTGCAATGCCAGATGAAAAGAAGGAGAACATGTGGCAGTTTGTCCag ACAAAATTTGACATTGAGCCCATCTGCAAAACTTGGGTACTGAGATCCCTTGCATCAAAATGGAGGAATTGGAAAGCAAAATTGAAGTCTGAACATTATTATCCTCATAAAACTGATGAGGAGCGCCTGAATGATCGTGATAGAAGAGTCCTTCCAGAGCAATGGGCAATCCTCATTTCCTATTGGAACTCTGAAGAGGCACAA TTGCGTAGTGCAAAAAATAAGGCCAACCGCTCGAACCAGAAGAGTACCCACACTGCAGGCTCAAAGAGTTTTGCAAGGATACGTGAGGAAGAG AGGACAAAGAAGTCTGGTGGAAAGGAGCCAACCAGGGCAGAGCTATACATAAAGACCCGTACTC TCGAAACTCCGTGA
- the LOC133699405 gene encoding uncharacterized protein LOC133699405 isoform X3: protein MVRKKKRANKKITKEKPLVVTSNEQAFLNFVDQNAKQKTEFNEVDQNAGQNSGFNEFCVGKFGEIDSGSESSSSASSSSGHDGSLDVDSGDEPALDRGVQKSVKKRGRPPKKGKVINKAMDVQDKSSKGLHSTCRKGKQTDKPPHDPTYNKEELKACFAVIKKIMEMDEAKSFNSPVDPASLGLHDYFDVVDTPMDFGTICKNLHNGVKYLNGEDVYKDVQYIWENCLKYNKKGDYIVYLMKRVKKKFMKYWTAAGLKSEILTKTSGHSHFVLSNDHDIRLSQCDAMSVVNHVVCDLKQMQQNDFGIIHTQSQVPLPSYSQPYQSHQPQSQVPLSGYSLPCQLHQPQYQVPLPCYSQHYQSHQPQSQSQVPLPGYNQPYQLHQPPGNPHLLPSNDHSKRHSKGDTISMVSHAVSSQTRPDNFGTVQALSQVPQYHQPCQSHQPQLSNTQPQLFQSQAVAESNCAGNHIVGNHMQQDNFGISQSRSQMPLSGFRQPCPSHQPQPSTDLPPQLSHSQAGEDSNYSGHSKLAALMGRSTRQKKYATRHSMVSMMSGPTNSKQQQPQPSSCHLWQSQQSTSQEHVGVDIDGAGLANTSGRGMRNTQRSSEDPCTRTPLVSGCHSPQQPSGSHSHPDSPEQPTQKTKKRTRVRGPTLCRDMWDMCDGEQIAVPINTLGQPVGPEASKLSTFLGTVARNGEMAPLTFVDWFAMPDEKKENMWQFVQTKFDIEPICKTWVLRSLASKWRNWKAKLKSEHYYPHKTDEERLNDRDRRVLPEQWAILISYWNSEEAQLRSAKNKANRSNQKSTHTAGSKSFARIREEERTKKSGGKEPTRAELYIKTRTRKDGQPMNNVAAEIISKLREQETQKQQTSNDSNDWDDAFFQVMGEEKNGHVRTYGLGPNPSDLWGQKLGHIELIRMASEAKKSANVEVSKMLGKMEAMEKKYASMETQIARMASSMQNFFEKIGVGEPSKGLGSKQAQEHSSSSSHEVPSNEIDRGEM from the exons ATGGTGAGGAAGAAGAAGCGTGCTaacaagaaaatcacaaaagagAAGCCCCTTGTTGTGACTAGTAATGAACAAGCGTTCTTGAACTTTGTTGACCAAAATGCCAAACAGAAAACTGAATTTAATGAAGTCGACCAAAATGCTGGACAAAATTCTGGGTTTAATGAATTTTGTGTTGGTAAGTTTGGTGAAATTGATTCCGGTTCAGAGTCTAGCTCATCGGCATCATCTTCAAGTGGACATGATGGATCATTGGATGTTGACAGTGGTGATGAACCAGCACTTGATAGGGGAGTGCAAAAATCAGTTAAAAAGCGTGGCCGACCTCCTAAGAAAGGTAAAGTCATAAACAAAGCTATGGATGTGCAGGATAAGTCATCAAAGGGGTTGCATTCTACGTGtaggaaaggaaaacaaacagaCAAGCCACCTCACGATCCTACATATAACAAGGAAGAATTGAAAGCTTGCTTTGCA GTGATTAAGAAGATAATGGAAATGGATGAGGCCAAGTCTTTCAATTCCCCTGTGGATCCTGCTTCTCTGGGATTACAT GATTACTTTGATGTCGTAGATACACCAATGGATTTTGGAACCATATGTAAGAATCTTCATAATGGTGTCAAGTACCTAAATGGTGAGGATGTATACAAGGATGTACAATATATCTGGGAGAATTGTCTCAAGTATAACAAGAAGGGTGACTATATCGTGTACCTTATGAAAAGAGTGAAGAAGAAGTTTATGAAATACTGGACGGCAGCTGGCTTGAAAAGTGAAATTCTGACCAAAACTAGTG GACATTCTCACTTTGTGCTTTCAAATGACCATGATATAAGGCTTAGCCAATGCGATGCTATGTCTGTGGTCAACCATGTGGTATGTGATCTCAAGCAGATGCAACAGAATGATTTTGGTATCATTCACACTCAGTCTCAGGTGCCCCTGCCAAGCTATAGCCAGCCTTATCAGTCACATCAGCCTCAATCTCAGGTGCCCTTATCAGGCTACAGCCTGCCTTGTCAGTTACATCAGCCTCAATATCAGGTGCCCTTACCATGCTATAGCCAGCATTATCAGTCACATCAACCTCAATCTCAATCTCAGGTGCCCCTACCAGGCTATAACCAGCCTTATCAGTTGCATCAGCCTCCAG GAAATCCTCACCTTTTGCCTTCTAATGATCATTCTAAGAGGCATAGCAAGGGTGACACTATTTCTATGGTGAGCCACGCAGTCAGCAGCCAGACAAGACCAGATAATTTTGGCACTGTTCAAGCACTTTCTCAGGTGCCCCAATATCACCAGCCTTGTCAGTCACATCAGCCTCAGCTGAGCAATACCCAGCCACAGCTTTTCCAGTCACAAGCAGTTGCAGAAAGTAATTGTGCAG GGAACCATATTGTTGGCAATCATATGCAGCAGGATAATTTTGGCATCAGCCAGTCCCGATCTCAGATGCCCCTCTCAGGCTTTAGGCAGCCTTGTCCGTCGCATCAGCCTCAGCCAAGCACCGACCTACCACCGCAACTTTCCCATTCACAGGCTGGTGAAGACAGTAATTATTCAG GACATTCAAAATTAGCTGCTCTAATGGGTCGCTCCACGAGGCAGAAAAAATATGCCACCAGGCATTCGATGGTCTCCATGATGAGTGGCCCTACCAATTCCAAGCAGCAACAACCCCAACCAAGTTCATGTCATTTATGGCAATCCCAGCAAAGCACCTCCCAGGAACATGTTGGTGTAGATATTGATGGTGCAG GACTAGCAAACACTAGCGGGAGGGGGATGAGAAATACACAGAGGAGCTCTGAGGACCCGTGCACCAGAACACCATTGGTTTCAGGCTGTCACTCACCTCAGCAGCCCTCAGGGAGTCACAGCCATCCAGACAGCCCAGAGCAGCCAACACAAAAGACAAAGAAGAGGACTCGAGTTAGAGGCCCCACTCTGTGCCGTGACATGTGGGACATGTGTGATGGTGAACAGATAGCTGTTCCCATCAACACATTGGGGCAGCCTGTTGGTCCTGAAGCATCTAAGCTAAGTACTTTCCTGGGAACTGTTGCACGGAATGGTGAGATGGCACCCCTTACTTTTGTGGATTGGTTTGCAATGCCAGATGAAAAGAAGGAGAACATGTGGCAGTTTGTCCag ACAAAATTTGACATTGAGCCCATCTGCAAAACTTGGGTACTGAGATCCCTTGCATCAAAATGGAGGAATTGGAAAGCAAAATTGAAGTCTGAACATTATTATCCTCATAAAACTGATGAGGAGCGCCTGAATGATCGTGATAGAAGAGTCCTTCCAGAGCAATGGGCAATCCTCATTTCCTATTGGAACTCTGAAGAGGCACAA TTGCGTAGTGCAAAAAATAAGGCCAACCGCTCGAACCAGAAGAGTACCCACACTGCAGGCTCAAAGAGTTTTGCAAGGATACGTGAGGAAGAG AGGACAAAGAAGTCTGGTGGAAAGGAGCCAACCAGGGCAGAGCTATACATAAAGACCCGTACTCGTAAGGATGGACAGCCTATGAATAATGTAGCAGCAGAAATAATT TCGAAACTCCGTGAACAAGAAACTCAGAAACAACAGACTTCAAATGACAGTAATGACTGGGATGATGCTTTCTTCCAAGTTatgggagaagaaaaaaatggccATGTGCGCACATATGGGTTGGGTCCTAACCCTTCTGATCTTTGGGGCCAAAAACTTGGCCATATTGAGCTCATCAGGATGGCATCTGAGGCCAAAAAATCAGCTAATGTAGAGGTAAGCAAGATGTTGGGTAAAATGGAGGCCATGGAGAAGAAGTATGCAAGTATGGAAACACAGATAGCTAGGATGGCTTCAAGCATGCAGAATTTCTTTGAGAAGATCGGTGTCGGTGAACCATCTAAAGGCTTGGGTTCAAAACAG GCACAAGAACACTCCTCGTCATCAAGTCATGAAGTTCCATCAAATGAG ATTGATCGCGGAGAGATGTGA